One window of the Oceanicaulis sp. genome contains the following:
- a CDS encoding DUF1800 domain-containing protein, with protein MSAMDASVAVTRFGLGARPGEIDLVRRAPRDWLAAQIGRAEPLTGLPRSDAILRDFQQNYRPLTARLRQGGGDAEDVQREIRAMIREPRAAHVAARTTLAVQTGAGFSERWVRFWSNHFTVASNSLQSALVAPTLEAEAVRPLAFASFAELLLACELHPAMLIYLDQAVSVGPNSPAGRRRDLGLNENLAREILELHTLGSDGGYSQVDVEALARILTGWTVGSRRLRVSDDQIGRTVFSDLLQEPGAHTLLGRRFAGDGPERARDALLHVAGMEQTARFVCLKIARHFISDVPDRRDVDHLVTAWRRSGGDLAAVAGALITAPSAFDPGFGKFKTPEDFLISSLRALDAADLAPRQLYSAYSSLGQAPFSAPSPAGWPDTEADWAGPDAVLKRLDFASSLAERAGPRSAPRERAEAVLGARLGEETRQAIARAQTAEQGLTLLFMSPEFQRR; from the coding sequence ATGAGCGCGATGGACGCCAGCGTTGCAGTAACCCGCTTCGGGCTCGGAGCCAGGCCCGGCGAGATCGATCTGGTGCGCCGCGCGCCGCGCGACTGGCTCGCCGCGCAGATCGGACGGGCCGAGCCGCTCACCGGCCTGCCGCGATCCGACGCGATCCTGCGCGACTTCCAGCAAAACTACCGCCCGCTCACCGCCCGGCTTCGGCAGGGCGGCGGGGACGCGGAGGACGTTCAGCGCGAGATCCGCGCCATGATCCGCGAGCCCCGCGCCGCCCATGTCGCCGCCCGAACGACGCTCGCGGTCCAGACCGGCGCCGGGTTTTCAGAGCGCTGGGTGCGGTTCTGGTCGAACCATTTCACTGTCGCGTCTAATTCACTCCAGTCCGCCCTCGTCGCGCCGACGCTGGAAGCCGAAGCGGTGCGTCCCCTGGCGTTTGCAAGTTTTGCGGAGCTGCTGCTCGCCTGCGAGCTGCACCCCGCCATGCTGATCTATCTCGACCAGGCGGTGAGCGTGGGTCCCAATTCGCCCGCCGGACGCCGGCGCGATCTCGGGCTCAACGAGAACCTCGCCCGCGAAATCCTGGAACTGCACACCCTGGGCTCTGACGGCGGCTACAGCCAGGTCGACGTCGAGGCCCTCGCCCGCATCCTGACCGGCTGGACGGTCGGCTCGCGGCGGCTGAGGGTTTCCGATGATCAGATCGGCCGGACGGTCTTTTCAGACCTCCTGCAGGAGCCCGGCGCCCACACCCTGCTCGGCCGGCGCTTCGCCGGCGACGGTCCGGAGCGTGCGCGCGACGCGCTGCTGCATGTCGCGGGCATGGAGCAGACCGCGCGCTTCGTCTGCCTGAAGATCGCCCGGCATTTTATTTCCGACGTCCCCGACCGGCGCGACGTCGACCATCTGGTCACCGCCTGGCGCAGAAGCGGCGGCGATCTCGCAGCCGTCGCCGGCGCACTGATCACCGCGCCCTCCGCCTTCGATCCGGGGTTTGGGAAGTTCAAGACGCCCGAAGACTTCCTGATCTCCTCGCTGCGCGCGCTCGACGCGGCGGATCTCGCGCCGCGCCAGCTTTATTCGGCCTACAGCTCGCTCGGCCAGGCGCCGTTCTCCGCCCCGTCCCCGGCCGGCTGGCCGGACACCGAGGCGGACTGGGCGGGACCGGACGCCGTGCTCAAACGGCTGGATTTCGCCTCGAGCCTCGCCGAACGCGCCGGTCCCCGCTCCGCGCCCCGCGAGCGAGCCGAGGCGGTGCTGGGCGCCCGGCTCGGCGAGGAGACTAGGCAGGCTATCGCCCGCGCCCAGACCGCAGAGCAGGGGCTGACCCTTCTGTTCATGAGCCCCGAATTCCAGCGCCGCTGA
- a CDS encoding DUF1501 domain-containing protein encodes MSRTDPSRRALIAAGAALSLLPGAAFAQAPRAQGRKLVLIILRGALDGLAALAPLGERRYRSLRGGLALTGGAEASDGFVFHPALDHASGLYRRGELLALHAAATDYRDRSHFDGQDRLEAGLAVPRDGWLNRALTLMGGAAPGAVAVGRDLPLVLRGAAPAASWAPAVLPGADDDTIARLMDLYRDDPSLGPALARALETDAAARAMTEDDAAMGGGMRAGARGLEAARLLGAAAGNLLIAPGGPDLAVLSLDGWDTHVRQGAETGQLAQRLAGLDAVLSELERRLGPAWAQTAVIVTTEFGRTVRENGAGGTDHGTGGLALLAGGAVRGGRIIGDWPGLDRLYEDRDLYPANDLRALFAAVLSDHWGHDRADLARAVFPGADGLGRFSGLIA; translated from the coding sequence ATGTCCCGCACCGATCCGTCCCGCCGCGCCCTGATCGCAGCCGGCGCCGCGCTGTCCCTCCTGCCCGGCGCGGCCTTCGCACAAGCGCCCCGCGCTCAGGGGCGCAAGCTGGTGCTGATCATCCTGCGCGGCGCGCTCGACGGTCTCGCAGCGCTCGCGCCTCTGGGCGAACGCCGCTACCGCTCGCTGCGCGGCGGGCTCGCGCTGACAGGCGGGGCGGAGGCGTCGGACGGCTTCGTCTTTCACCCCGCGCTGGACCACGCTTCGGGCCTTTACCGGCGCGGCGAGCTTCTGGCGCTGCACGCCGCGGCGACCGACTATCGCGACCGCTCCCATTTCGACGGGCAGGACCGGCTGGAGGCGGGCCTCGCCGTACCGCGCGACGGCTGGCTCAATCGCGCCCTGACGCTGATGGGCGGCGCAGCGCCCGGCGCAGTCGCGGTGGGCCGCGATCTGCCGCTGGTGCTGAGAGGCGCGGCGCCTGCGGCGAGCTGGGCGCCGGCGGTTCTGCCGGGCGCGGACGACGACACCATCGCGCGGCTCATGGACCTTTATCGCGACGACCCCTCGCTGGGCCCGGCGCTGGCGCGCGCGCTGGAAACCGACGCCGCAGCCCGCGCCATGACCGAAGACGACGCTGCGATGGGCGGCGGTATGCGCGCGGGGGCCCGCGGACTGGAAGCGGCGCGCCTTCTGGGCGCCGCGGCGGGCAATCTGCTCATTGCGCCGGGCGGCCCGGATCTCGCCGTGCTCAGTCTCGACGGCTGGGACACCCATGTGCGCCAGGGCGCGGAGACCGGCCAGCTCGCCCAGAGACTCGCCGGGCTCGACGCGGTTCTCTCAGAGCTCGAACGGCGGCTGGGCCCGGCCTGGGCGCAGACAGCGGTGATCGTGACGACCGAATTCGGCCGGACCGTGCGCGAGAACGGGGCGGGCGGCACCGATCACGGCACGGGCGGGCTGGCCCTGCTCGCCGGCGGCGCGGTGCGCGGCGGCCGGATCATCGGCGACTGGCCGGGTCTCGACCGGCTTTACGAGGATCGCGATCTTTATCCGGCGAACGATCTGCGCGCCCTGTTCGCCGCGGTTTTGTCGGACCATTGGGGCCACGACCGCGCAGATCTCGCCCGGGCGGTGTTTCCCGGCGCGGACGGGCTCGGCCGGTTCAGCGGACTGATCGCCTGA
- a CDS encoding PQQ-dependent sugar dehydrogenase — protein sequence MKTVLAAALLAGAASPALAQVQSVDLGDMTVVWEEKASGLVHPWGLAFLPDGRAMITERPGRLRILSKDGALSEPVSGVPEVHNVEQGGLLDVAVDPDFPSNRWVYLSYARPVEGGAVTALGRGRMTGSGLEDFEVIFSQDRAVDNGKHFGGRIEFDDDGHVFLTTGERYQFDPAQDLSNTLGTTLRLHRDGSIPEDNPFVGEDGADAIWSYGHRNIEAAAHDGDRLWVAEMGPLGGDELNRIEPGANYGWPEVSAGSDYDGAPIPDPSTTDRYTRAELTWTPVISPSGMIVYDGDMFGDWAGHALIGGLTANGVVIVDPEAGEEIARIPMGARIREVTQGPDGSVWVTTDQDDGKVWRVYARD from the coding sequence ATGAAAACCGTTCTCGCCGCCGCCCTGCTCGCCGGCGCCGCTTCGCCCGCTCTCGCCCAGGTTCAGAGCGTCGATCTCGGCGACATGACCGTGGTCTGGGAGGAAAAGGCGTCCGGCCTGGTTCATCCCTGGGGGCTCGCCTTCCTGCCCGACGGCCGGGCGATGATCACCGAGCGGCCGGGCCGGCTACGCATCCTGTCGAAGGACGGCGCGCTGTCGGAGCCCGTCTCCGGCGTGCCCGAGGTTCACAATGTCGAACAGGGCGGGCTTCTCGACGTCGCGGTGGATCCCGACTTTCCCAGCAATCGCTGGGTCTATCTCTCCTACGCCCGGCCCGTGGAGGGCGGGGCCGTGACCGCGCTGGGGCGCGGGCGGATGACCGGTTCGGGGCTTGAGGATTTCGAAGTGATCTTCAGCCAGGACAGGGCGGTCGACAACGGCAAGCATTTCGGCGGCCGGATCGAGTTCGACGATGACGGCCATGTCTTCCTGACCACCGGCGAGCGCTACCAGTTCGATCCCGCGCAGGATCTTTCGAACACGCTTGGAACGACCCTCCGGCTTCATCGCGACGGCTCGATCCCGGAGGATAATCCCTTCGTGGGTGAAGACGGCGCGGACGCGATCTGGTCCTACGGCCACCGCAATATCGAAGCTGCAGCCCATGACGGCGACCGGCTGTGGGTGGCCGAGATGGGCCCGCTGGGCGGCGACGAACTCAACCGGATAGAGCCCGGCGCCAATTACGGCTGGCCGGAGGTCAGCGCGGGCTCGGACTATGACGGCGCGCCCATCCCCGATCCGTCCACCACCGACCGCTACACCCGGGCCGAGCTGACCTGGACGCCGGTGATCAGCCCCTCGGGCATGATCGTCTATGACGGCGACATGTTCGGGGACTGGGCCGGCCACGCCCTGATCGGCGGGCTGACCGCGAACGGCGTGGTGATCGTCGATCCCGAAGCCGGCGAAGAAATCGCCCGCATCCCCATGGGCGCCCGTATCCGCGAGGTGACGCAAGGCCCCGACGGATCGGTCTGGGTCACAACCGACCAGGATGACGGGAAAGTCTGGCGGGTGTATGCGCGCGACTGA
- a CDS encoding 5-(carboxyamino)imidazole ribonucleotide synthase, with the protein MTAPCDRVGVLGGGQLGRMLALAGARMGLDVVIFDPEPDCPASRVAAETITAPYEDLDAVARFAKSVSAVTYEFENVPVQTAKTAGEHAPLRPGANALEAAQDRLVEKTFLNGNGAPTVAFMQVDDAEGARAAAGKLGVPSILKTRRFGYDGKGQQVIREVSEAADAFTAIGARPAILEAFAPFVRELSIVAARDLDGTVSAFPLAENRHEGGILRETIAPAEASDAVRSEALRIVTALLDALEYVGVLAVELFELEDGSLLVNEIAPRVHNTGHWTMDACLCDQFEQHMRAVAGWPLGDPAPFAPARMINLIGSDADDWRRWLAEPGAVLHLYGKRQAREGRKMGHVNLVERG; encoded by the coding sequence ATGACCGCGCCGTGTGACCGCGTCGGCGTGCTCGGCGGCGGCCAGCTGGGCCGCATGCTGGCGCTGGCGGGCGCGCGGATGGGCCTGGACGTCGTGATCTTCGATCCCGAGCCCGACTGTCCCGCGAGCCGCGTGGCGGCCGAGACGATCACCGCGCCCTACGAGGATCTCGACGCGGTCGCGCGCTTTGCGAAAAGCGTCTCTGCGGTCACCTACGAATTTGAGAACGTGCCGGTGCAGACCGCCAAAACCGCCGGCGAGCACGCCCCGCTGCGCCCCGGCGCGAACGCGCTGGAAGCCGCGCAGGATCGGCTGGTCGAAAAGACGTTCCTCAACGGCAACGGCGCACCCACCGTCGCCTTCATGCAGGTCGACGACGCCGAAGGCGCGCGCGCGGCGGCCGGGAAGCTGGGCGTACCGTCGATCCTGAAAACTCGCCGCTTCGGTTATGACGGCAAGGGCCAGCAGGTGATCCGCGAGGTCAGCGAGGCCGCGGACGCCTTCACAGCGATCGGCGCGCGGCCGGCGATTCTGGAAGCCTTCGCCCCGTTCGTGCGCGAACTGTCCATCGTGGCCGCCCGCGATCTCGACGGGACGGTCAGCGCCTTTCCGCTGGCGGAAAACCGCCATGAAGGCGGCATCCTGCGCGAGACGATCGCGCCGGCCGAAGCGAGCGACGCGGTCCGGAGCGAGGCCCTGCGCATCGTCACGGCCCTGCTCGACGCGCTCGAATATGTGGGCGTGCTCGCCGTCGAGCTGTTCGAGCTCGAAGACGGATCGCTTCTGGTCAACGAGATCGCGCCGCGGGTGCACAACACCGGCCACTGGACGATGGACGCGTGCCTTTGCGATCAGTTCGAACAGCATATGCGCGCAGTCGCCGGCTGGCCGCTGGGCGATCCCGCCCCGTTCGCGCCGGCGCGCATGATCAACCTGATCGGGTCTGACGCGGACGACTGGCGGCGCTGGCTCGCCGAGCCCGGCGCGGTGCTGCATCTCTACGGCAAGCGGCAGGCGCGCGAGGGCCGCAAGATGGGCCATGTGAACCTCGTCGAGCGGGGCTGA
- the purE gene encoding 5-(carboxyamino)imidazole ribonucleotide mutase translates to MGESLNPAVAAAPIAIVMGSRSDWPTLKHAADLLDELGAGYEAKVVSAHRTPDRLYDFSKTAADRGVKVIVAGAGGAAHLPGMIASMTHLPVLGVPVRSKALSGLDSLLSIVQMPGGVPVGTLAVGEAGAKNAAILAASIVGLSDPALMDRLKAWRDALSDSVPETVED, encoded by the coding sequence ATGGGTGAAAGCCTCAATCCCGCCGTCGCAGCCGCGCCCATCGCGATCGTCATGGGCTCGCGCTCGGACTGGCCCACGCTCAAGCACGCTGCGGACCTGCTCGACGAGCTGGGCGCGGGCTATGAGGCGAAGGTCGTCTCCGCCCACCGCACGCCGGACCGGCTCTATGACTTCTCGAAGACCGCAGCGGACCGCGGCGTGAAGGTGATCGTCGCGGGCGCGGGCGGCGCGGCGCACCTGCCCGGCATGATCGCGTCGATGACCCATCTGCCCGTGCTCGGCGTGCCGGTGCGCTCCAAGGCGCTGTCGGGGCTCGATTCCCTTCTGTCCATCGTGCAGATGCCCGGCGGGGTGCCGGTGGGCACGCTGGCGGTCGGCGAGGCGGGCGCGAAGAACGCCGCGATCCTGGCCGCCTCGATCGTGGGGCTCTCCGATCCCGCGCTGATGGACCGGCTGAAGGCCTGGCGCGACGCGCTGTCGGACTCCGTGCCCGAAACCGTCGAGGACTAG
- a CDS encoding PhoX family phosphatase, whose product MTIDRSEDLSVNPRANAGAPTFGDVLAERLSRRRFLAGAGAGAGLLATGCASTAEAGAENAARFDFPEIERATGPGIAAPEGYRADVLIRWGDGLFADSPAFDPMAQSADAQSRQFGYNNDYIGFIETERSGGRTVRGVLCVNHEYTNTVLMLPGVAEGYPASMTAALCATEQAAHGGSILEIALGEDGRWAPVAGSPVTRRIHARTPMVATGPAAGHPRLQTSADPTGRAISGTINNCAGGITPWGTYLMAEENFNGYFLGALPDGHPETANHARYGVPGGWYQWGRFEDRFDISREPNEPNRFGWVVEVDPLAPGAAPKKRTALGRFKHEGAESVVAPDGRVVLYMGDDQRFDYVYKFVTARAYDAENRAANRDLLDEGTLYVARFDADGTVVWLPLVFGEGPLTPANGFASQAEVLIETRRAADLLGATPMDRPEDVEPDPRSGKVYVMLTNNSRRGEDQTDAANPRANNRNGHIIEITEPAGDFTAMRSRWDIVVLCGDDASGATWNPMTSENGWFGSPDNCAVDGQGRLWVATDGNQDTGANDGVWALATEGAARGTGRAFFRAPDGAEVCGPRFTPDGRTLFVAVQHPGDTDGASFEAPGTRWPDFDDGTPPRPSVVAIRREDGGPVGG is encoded by the coding sequence ATGACCATCGACCGCAGCGAAGACCTGTCCGTCAATCCGCGCGCGAACGCCGGCGCGCCGACCTTCGGCGACGTGCTCGCCGAGCGCCTGTCGCGGCGCAGATTTCTCGCCGGCGCCGGGGCTGGCGCAGGACTGCTGGCGACGGGCTGCGCCAGCACGGCCGAGGCGGGCGCGGAAAACGCAGCGCGTTTCGACTTCCCTGAGATCGAACGCGCGACCGGCCCGGGGATCGCCGCACCCGAAGGCTATCGCGCCGACGTGCTGATCCGCTGGGGCGACGGCTTGTTCGCCGACAGCCCGGCCTTCGATCCGATGGCCCAGAGCGCTGACGCGCAGTCGCGCCAGTTCGGATACAACAACGATTACATCGGCTTCATCGAGACCGAGCGGTCCGGCGGCCGTACGGTGCGCGGGGTGCTCTGCGTCAATCACGAGTACACGAACACGGTGCTGATGCTGCCCGGCGTGGCGGAGGGTTATCCCGCTTCGATGACGGCTGCGCTTTGCGCCACCGAGCAGGCCGCCCACGGCGGTTCGATCCTGGAGATCGCGCTGGGCGAAGACGGACGCTGGGCGCCGGTGGCCGGCAGCCCCGTGACTCGCCGGATCCATGCCCGTACGCCGATGGTCGCGACCGGGCCGGCCGCCGGCCATCCCCGGCTTCAGACCAGCGCGGACCCGACCGGGCGTGCGATCTCGGGCACGATCAACAACTGCGCGGGCGGGATCACCCCCTGGGGCACCTATCTGATGGCCGAGGAGAACTTCAACGGCTACTTCCTGGGCGCGCTGCCCGACGGCCATCCCGAGACCGCCAATCACGCGCGCTACGGCGTGCCGGGCGGCTGGTATCAGTGGGGACGGTTCGAGGACCGGTTCGACATCTCCCGCGAACCCAACGAGCCCAACCGGTTCGGCTGGGTGGTCGAGGTCGACCCGCTCGCGCCCGGCGCTGCGCCGAAAAAGCGCACCGCGCTCGGCCGGTTCAAGCATGAAGGCGCGGAAAGCGTCGTGGCGCCGGACGGGCGCGTCGTGCTCTACATGGGCGACGATCAGCGCTTCGATTACGTGTACAAATTCGTCACCGCGCGCGCCTACGACGCTGAAAATCGCGCCGCGAACCGCGACCTGCTGGACGAAGGCACGCTCTACGTCGCCCGCTTCGACGCTGACGGGACGGTCGTGTGGCTGCCGCTTGTTTTCGGCGAGGGCCCGCTGACGCCCGCGAACGGGTTCGCCAGCCAGGCCGAGGTTCTGATCGAGACCCGCCGTGCGGCCGATCTTCTGGGCGCCACCCCCATGGACCGGCCCGAGGACGTCGAGCCCGATCCGCGCTCGGGCAAGGTCTATGTCATGCTGACCAACAATTCCCGCCGCGGCGAGGACCAGACCGACGCCGCCAATCCGCGCGCAAACAACCGGAACGGCCACATCATCGAAATCACAGAGCCGGCCGGGGACTTCACCGCCATGCGCTCGCGCTGGGACATCGTGGTGCTGTGCGGGGACGACGCCTCGGGAGCGACCTGGAATCCGATGACCAGCGAAAACGGCTGGTTCGGCTCGCCGGACAATTGCGCAGTGGACGGCCAGGGCCGGCTCTGGGTCGCCACCGACGGCAATCAGGACACCGGCGCGAACGACGGCGTCTGGGCGCTCGCCACCGAGGGCGCGGCGCGGGGCACGGGCCGGGCGTTCTTCCGTGCGCCGGACGGCGCCGAGGTGTGCGGCCCGCGCTTCACCCCGGACGGGCGCACGCTGTTCGTCGCTGTCCAGCATCCCGGCGACACCGACGGGGCGAGCTTCGAGGCGCCGGGCACGCGCTGGCCTGATTTCGACGACGGCACGCCGCCCCGGCCCTCGGTCGTGGCGATCCGGCGCGAGGACGGCGGGCCGGTCGGCGGCTGA
- a CDS encoding GGDEF domain-containing protein: MRIRPGDPLGATARREPAGAASRSYETAQTRPAGAASAPRDSASIMGVPENELTPNVQRALLTLMGEVDQLRKETEALRAKVRDLENLADRDVFLPVLNRRAFIREVSKALALAERHDAPSALVYFDLNGFKQINDTHGHAAGDAALKAVADLLAAHVRETDAVGRLGGDEFGVVLTLTPGPAAERKAAELAEAIANTPIAWEAETLSLGAAWGVRALERGLDVETAMAEADQAMYARKTRAA, encoded by the coding sequence ATGCGGATCCGCCCCGGAGACCCCTTGGGCGCGACGGCCCGGCGCGAGCCGGCCGGCGCGGCGTCGCGGTCCTACGAGACCGCCCAGACCCGGCCCGCTGGCGCGGCCTCCGCGCCGCGCGACAGCGCCTCGATCATGGGCGTGCCGGAGAACGAGCTGACCCCGAACGTGCAGCGGGCGCTGCTCACCCTGATGGGCGAGGTCGATCAGCTGCGCAAGGAGACCGAGGCGCTGCGCGCGAAGGTGCGCGATCTCGAGAACCTCGCCGACCGCGACGTCTTCCTGCCGGTGCTCAATCGCCGGGCCTTCATCCGCGAGGTCTCGAAGGCCTTGGCGCTGGCCGAGCGTCATGACGCGCCGAGCGCGCTGGTCTATTTCGATCTCAACGGCTTCAAGCAGATCAACGACACTCACGGCCACGCCGCCGGCGACGCGGCGTTGAAGGCCGTCGCCGATCTTCTGGCCGCCCATGTGCGCGAGACTGACGCGGTGGGCCGTCTGGGCGGGGACGAATTCGGCGTGGTGCTGACCCTCACCCCCGGCCCGGCCGCCGAACGCAAGGCCGCCGAGCTGGCCGAAGCGATCGCGAACACGCCCATCGCCTGGGAGGCGGAGACCCTGTCGCTCGGCGCGGCCTGGGGCGTGCGGGCGCTGGAACGCGGGCTCGACGTCGAAACCGCCATGGCCGAAGCCGACCAGGCGATGTACGCGCGCAAGACCCGCGCCGCGTAA
- a CDS encoding DUF465 domain-containing protein: MDGEFDETALRRRLADLEREHRALDAEVSALTMCGVVDQLKVMRLKRRKLQLKDEIFRIEDLLHPDIIA; this comes from the coding sequence ATGGACGGCGAATTCGACGAAACCGCCCTCAGGCGGCGCCTTGCAGACCTCGAACGTGAACACCGCGCGCTGGACGCCGAGGTGAGCGCGCTGACCATGTGCGGCGTGGTCGATCAGCTCAAGGTCATGCGCCTGAAGCGCCGCAAGCTTCAGCTCAAGGACGAGATCTTCCGCATCGAGGATCTCCTGCACCCCGACATCATCGCGTAA
- a CDS encoding TIGR02444 family protein gives MSEEALGFWDFSLAVYGRPGVKEACLDLQSAGFDVNLALFICWAAFTGRDPAPALDEAIETSAIWSGRVVKPLRAARDALKPAPDFVDAEAAAALRKSILADELEAERLQQAALEPLAAACPAHGGDAQETADAALIAYGAAIGRPVRTGFVKTIFSAAKNV, from the coding sequence ATGAGCGAAGAGGCGCTCGGCTTCTGGGATTTCTCGCTCGCGGTCTATGGCCGGCCGGGGGTGAAAGAGGCGTGCCTCGATCTCCAGTCCGCCGGCTTCGACGTCAATCTCGCCCTGTTCATCTGCTGGGCGGCGTTCACCGGCCGCGATCCCGCCCCGGCGCTGGACGAAGCGATCGAGACGAGCGCGATCTGGTCAGGCCGCGTGGTCAAGCCGCTGCGCGCAGCGCGCGACGCGCTGAAACCCGCGCCGGACTTCGTCGACGCCGAGGCCGCGGCGGCCCTGCGCAAATCCATCCTCGCCGACGAGCTCGAAGCCGAGCGCCTGCAGCAGGCCGCGCTCGAACCGCTCGCCGCCGCTTGCCCCGCTCATGGCGGCGACGCGCAGGAAACCGCGGACGCGGCGCTTATCGCCTACGGCGCCGCCATCGGGCGTCCAGTCCGGACCGGATTTGTTAAGACCATTTTCTCGGCGGCGAAAAATGTGTAA
- a CDS encoding UbiX family flavin prenyltransferase, which yields MSDPSERQRLILGVSGASGVIYGVRALDALGELGVERHLVASRAAEMTLGYETGLKPAALAARADHVYAMPDIGAPIASGSFRTLGMLIAPCSVRTMSEIATGVTSSLLTRAADVVLKERRRLVLMVRETPFHLGHLRTMTQLTEMGAIIMPPLPAFYARPESLEAMVDQSVGRALDLFGLDWKSTRRWGEDLTQGRRPGAARRAGKAAE from the coding sequence GTGAGCGATCCCTCTGAGCGGCAAAGGCTAATCCTCGGCGTGTCCGGCGCCTCGGGCGTGATCTACGGCGTGCGGGCGCTCGACGCGCTGGGCGAGCTGGGCGTGGAGCGCCATCTGGTCGCCTCCCGCGCGGCGGAAATGACGCTGGGCTACGAGACCGGTCTGAAGCCCGCCGCTTTGGCCGCACGCGCCGATCATGTCTACGCCATGCCCGATATCGGCGCGCCGATCGCGTCTGGCTCGTTTCGCACGCTGGGCATGCTGATCGCGCCGTGCTCTGTCAGGACGATGAGCGAGATCGCCACCGGCGTGACCAGCTCGCTTCTCACTCGCGCCGCCGACGTGGTGCTGAAGGAGCGGCGCAGGCTGGTGCTGATGGTGCGTGAGACGCCGTTTCACCTGGGCCATCTCAGGACCATGACGCAGCTCACGGAAATGGGCGCGATCATCATGCCGCCCCTTCCCGCCTTCTATGCGCGGCCTGAAAGCCTTGAAGCGATGGTCGACCAGTCGGTCGGCCGGGCGCTCGATCTGTTCGGGCTGGACTGGAAATCCACCCGGCGCTGGGGCGAGGACTTGACCCAGGGCCGCCGGCCCGGCGCGGCCCGGCGTGCGGGCAAGGCGGCTGAATGA
- a CDS encoding DUF465 domain-containing protein gives MAAEARIRELDARHAKLEGQITEAMKSPASDSLQVAALKKQKLRLKEEIEQLRRRH, from the coding sequence ATGGCCGCTGAAGCCCGTATTCGTGAGCTCGACGCCCGCCACGCGAAACTGGAGGGCCAGATCACCGAAGCCATGAAATCGCCCGCCTCGGACTCGCTTCAAGTCGCCGCCCTCAAAAAACAGAAACTCAGGCTCAAGGAAGAGATCGAGCAGCTCCGACGACGACATTGA
- a CDS encoding tetratricopeptide repeat protein: MTPFRLLMIAAALAAMAAAPANAQRADLCPQGYTALEDSDAETAIGAFEACLAERLYDWPVEAELRARLGAAQLAAGAHEDALLTYNQVFALVGGNGGDVDTPLIRRNRAMAYLALNRPAEALEDLDRALALRPDDAFAQLLAGSAYLDLKQPELAVAAFDAALRRDPDYLSARIGRSAAFVEMGFAEEGVADGREAVAIAPDDAGALNALCWALVKAGRAADGLDICDAAVEADPESGQIVHSRAAALEQLGRHDEAAELYARAHALAPDDPEVAADHHRVNGD, from the coding sequence ATGACGCCCTTCCGCCTTCTCATGATCGCCGCCGCGCTCGCCGCCATGGCCGCCGCGCCTGCGAACGCCCAGCGCGCTGATCTCTGCCCCCAAGGCTATACCGCGCTTGAAGACTCCGACGCCGAGACCGCGATCGGCGCGTTCGAGGCCTGCCTCGCCGAGCGGCTCTACGACTGGCCGGTCGAGGCCGAGCTCCGCGCCCGGCTCGGCGCGGCCCAGCTCGCCGCCGGCGCCCACGAAGACGCGCTTCTGACCTATAATCAGGTCTTCGCCCTGGTCGGCGGCAATGGCGGCGATGTCGACACGCCGCTGATCCGCAGGAACCGGGCGATGGCCTATCTCGCCCTGAACCGCCCCGCCGAAGCGCTCGAAGATCTCGACCGCGCCCTGGCCCTGCGCCCTGACGACGCCTTCGCCCAGCTTCTGGCGGGCTCGGCCTATCTCGACCTCAAGCAGCCCGAACTCGCCGTCGCCGCCTTCGACGCCGCCTTGAGGCGCGACCCGGACTATCTCAGCGCCCGCATCGGCCGCTCGGCCGCCTTCGTCGAGATGGGCTTCGCGGAGGAAGGCGTCGCTGACGGCCGTGAGGCGGTCGCGATCGCGCCAGACGACGCCGGCGCGCTCAACGCGCTGTGCTGGGCGCTGGTCAAGGCCGGCCGCGCGGCGGACGGGCTCGATATCTGCGACGCCGCGGTCGAAGCCGATCCCGAAAGCGGCCAGATCGTCCATTCGCGCGCCGCAGCCCTCGAACAGCTCGGCCGCCACGACGAAGCCGCCGAGCTTTACGCCCGCGCCCACGCACTCGCGCCGGACGATCCGGAAGTCGCCGCCGATCATCACCGGGTGAACGGGGACTGA